The Thermus hydrothermalis genome window below encodes:
- a CDS encoding amino acid transporter — protein sequence MKLQGHTDEGRYPWWQVLCLTGVDLFSSLGYQPGIALLAAGFLSPLANIALGLFALLGVFPVYRRLAEESPHGEGSVGLLTRLLPGWRGKVLVLVVLGFMATDFVITITLSAADAAVHLIGNPVAPAWLQGSQVSLTLLLIALLGFVFYLGFREAIGLAVPITLGYLALNAITLGVALSHVGPEHLAQWWQGLLRAHADPLGLILATTLAFPKLALGLSGYETGVAVMPLIRGGPQDTPERPWGRIRGGQRLLLAAATVMASFLVAAGFATALLIPPELWQSEEVSGRAISFLAHRYLGEGFGSLYDLFSIVILWFAGASAMAGLLTLVPRYLPRFGMAPEWARQHRILVLFFTGVAFGITLLFRAQVEAQAAAYATGVLVVMSSAALGVALSAQREKRKEARYFQTLLPVFAYVLVANVVERPDGVRIASFFIAATLFLSFLSRTLRSFELRVEAFQLDEMAERMVAHLKEQEAPLRLVAHRPERGGRSVYWDKERRIREATHIPAHDPIVFVEVYVQDPSEFSTVAQVWGVDHRDAKVFRILGTAAPNTLAAFLLYLRERTGKRPHIYFEWSDEGPWQAALDFLLFGEGDVPTLTHEILRRVEADPRRRPVVHVGG from the coding sequence ATGAAGCTCCAAGGACACACGGACGAAGGCCGCTACCCCTGGTGGCAGGTGCTCTGCCTCACCGGGGTGGACCTCTTCTCCTCCCTGGGCTACCAGCCCGGCATCGCCCTCCTGGCGGCGGGGTTCCTCTCCCCCCTCGCCAACATCGCCTTGGGCCTTTTCGCCCTCCTGGGGGTCTTTCCGGTGTACCGCCGCCTGGCGGAGGAGAGCCCCCACGGGGAGGGGTCCGTGGGCCTCCTCACCCGGCTCCTCCCCGGGTGGCGGGGCAAGGTCTTGGTCCTGGTGGTCCTGGGCTTTATGGCCACGGACTTCGTCATCACCATCACCCTCTCCGCCGCCGACGCCGCCGTCCACCTCATCGGCAACCCCGTGGCCCCCGCCTGGCTCCAGGGGAGCCAGGTGAGCCTCACCCTCCTCCTCATCGCCCTCTTGGGCTTCGTCTTCTACCTGGGCTTCCGGGAGGCCATCGGCCTCGCCGTGCCCATCACCTTGGGCTACCTAGCCCTGAACGCCATCACCCTGGGGGTGGCCCTCAGCCACGTGGGTCCCGAGCACCTGGCCCAATGGTGGCAAGGGCTCCTCCGCGCCCACGCCGATCCCTTAGGCCTTATCCTCGCCACCACCCTCGCCTTTCCCAAGCTGGCTTTGGGCCTTTCCGGCTATGAAACCGGCGTGGCGGTGATGCCCCTCATCCGGGGGGGACCCCAGGACACCCCGGAAAGGCCTTGGGGCCGGATCCGGGGGGGCCAGCGCCTCCTCTTGGCGGCCGCCACCGTGATGGCCTCCTTCCTGGTGGCAGCGGGCTTCGCCACCGCCCTCCTTATTCCCCCCGAGCTCTGGCAAAGCGAGGAGGTTTCCGGTAGGGCCATCAGCTTCCTGGCCCACCGCTACCTGGGGGAGGGGTTTGGCAGCCTTTACGACCTATTCTCCATCGTGATCCTCTGGTTCGCTGGGGCCAGCGCCATGGCGGGCCTCCTTACCCTCGTGCCCCGCTACCTTCCCCGGTTCGGCATGGCCCCGGAGTGGGCCCGACAGCACCGCATCCTGGTGCTCTTCTTCACCGGCGTGGCCTTCGGCATCACCCTCCTCTTCCGTGCCCAGGTGGAGGCCCAGGCGGCGGCCTACGCCACCGGGGTCCTGGTGGTGATGAGCTCCGCCGCCTTGGGCGTGGCCCTTTCCGCCCAAAGGGAGAAACGCAAGGAAGCCCGCTACTTCCAGACCCTCCTCCCCGTCTTCGCCTACGTTCTGGTGGCCAACGTGGTGGAGCGGCCCGACGGGGTGCGCATCGCCTCCTTCTTCATCGCCGCAACGCTTTTCCTCTCCTTCCTCTCCCGCACCTTGCGCTCCTTTGAACTCCGGGTAGAAGCCTTCCAGCTGGACGAGATGGCGGAGCGGATGGTGGCCCACCTGAAAGAGCAGGAGGCCCCCCTCCGCCTGGTGGCCCACCGGCCCGAGCGGGGTGGGAGGTCCGTTTACTGGGACAAGGAGCGCCGCATCCGCGAGGCCACCCACATCCCCGCCCACGACCCCATCGTCTTCGTGGAGGTCTATGTGCAGGATCCCTCCGAGTTCAGCACCGTGGCCCAGGTCTGGGGGGTAGACCACCGGGACGCCAAGGTCTTCCGCATCCTGGGTACCGCCGCCCCCAACACCCTGGCCGCCTTCCTCCTTTACCTGCGGGAGCGGACGGGAAAGCGCCCCCACATCTACTTTGAGTGGTCCGATGAAGGACCCTGGCAGGCCGCCCTGGACTTCCTCCTCTTCGGGGAAGGGGACGTACCCACCCTCACCCACGAGATCCTGCGCCGGGTGGAGGCCGACCCCCGGCGGCGGCCCGTGGTCCACGTGGGGGGCTAG